A portion of the Ricinus communis isolate WT05 ecotype wild-type chromosome 10, ASM1957865v1, whole genome shotgun sequence genome contains these proteins:
- the LOC8263117 gene encoding BES1/BZR1 homolog protein 3, whose product MGDERKKAMKGCIKSSRGPWIVHRATKDGGIVTKCRYPTDRERQNNKQRERRRRAVARKIFAGLRQHGNFKLPKHADSNDVLKALCDEAGWHVEEDGTIYRKVKFAKSHVGPENGAHPSSSSLEHCHGIGGHDLKLSLSLSLSSLS is encoded by the exons ATGGGAGATGAAAGGAAGAAGGCGATGAAGGGATGCATCAAGAGTAGTAGAGGACCTTGGATAGTTCATAGAGCTACCAAAGATGGTGGCATTGTAACAAAATGTAGGTATCCTACTGATAGAGAGCGCCAAAACAACAAGCAAAGAGAACGCAGACGGCGAGCAGTGGCTAGGAAGATCTTTGCAGGGCTTAGACAGCATGGCAACTTCAAGCTTCCCAAACATGCCGATAGCAATGACGTTCTCAAGGCTCTTTGTGATGAAGCTGGTTGGCATGTTGAAGAAGATGGGACCATTTATAGGAAGGTTAAGTTTGC GAAAAGTCATGTGGGTCCAGAGAATGGAGCACATCCATCAAGTTCATCACTTGAACACTGCCATGGGATTGGAGGCCATGATCTCAAACTCTCACTTTCACTGTCACTTTCAAGTTTAtcttga
- the LOC8263118 gene encoding protein BREAST CANCER SUSCEPTIBILITY 2 homolog B isoform X2: MSTWQIFSDAGKSFRWESSSQILHSDRPNDAAIQPHSCRTPPLPSMADLLLQGCTKLLENGVEDGNPMMFRTGLGKSVVLKQSSISKALSVLGDDDDGLSSGNIGETHARENAHGFTHSLFCTGSGKSVNVSSAGLVRAKTLLGLENSNGISCSEGFQHPRKSTNAPEQNVWPNLSHSTMNKGMENSAMHDVTVPRSSLISKTSLNGHELSNVVNPNLLQSEVHNSITKPPSIKFHTAGGRSLSVSSDALKRAKSLLGDPDLGNFLNEEDVVDPALSVFNENRLNDTSSTKETDFRSTFTYPGIAKSKYISKVFISPLKSSSHQVQSSFNSENAISGVSLIKKFDAVDDKRFLGLNGTLSSMQKPLCNGPCEPDAVEDNSLAHGIGSRINLLARSSSGPLVDISNTIGSCYTNHRHDNSEKKRVGRRSSTSPFKRPRSCKFTTPLNRNYAYAPSGLSASSSENSGFRHSISTRYPYQGSRMYIKDYFRVPSFDKSMLEHFADQVICIKPDTAEKYTFWDESGLSGLGSEAFHDMLVQSGASVQFASKEWVTNHYKWIVWKLACYGRFYPLKSATRFLTVSNVLEELKYRYEREVNHGHRSAIKRILEGDAPPSSMLILCISAIRISCQPKIETPALDGSDYSNAEKVELTDGWYSVDAILDVPLSKQLASGKLFVGQKLRIWGARLCGWVGPVSPLEASRTVSLLLHINGTYRAHWADRLGFCNGVSPPLAFRCIKSNGGPVPQTLVGVTRLYPVLYKEKLCDGGSIVRSERMEAKAMQLYSQRHSAVVEGIVSEFQREMKGSHIYNDSDSEEGAKILKILETASEPEVIMAEMSPEQLTSFASYQAKLEATKQMDMEKTIKGALQEAGLREREVTPFMRVRVVGLTNNQGKGILKEGLITIWNPTEKQKTELVEGQAYAVAGLLPVNSDSNTLYLQARGSATKWLSLSSLAIQHFQPFFSPRESVSLSNLGEVPLSSEFDTAAYVVYVGEVYTTAQWKKQWVFVIDNSISTLKSEEISNSLLAISFCTPCINDGSFAPINSNLAGTTVGFFNLIKKAEDQMNHVWTAEATENSTYSLNFDSSNCSHIRSAAATTQSWAKTSSLVIDKLKEKVLFIIGDCKR, translated from the exons ATGTCGACGTGGCAGATATTCTCCGACGCCGGAAAAAGTTTCCGGTGGGAGTCGTCAAGCCAAATCCTCCATAGCGACCGACCAAACGATGCTGCGATTCAACCTCATAGCTGCCGTACTCCACCTCTCCCTTCTATGGCTGATCTCTTACTTCAAG GATGTACGAAGCTTCTAGAGAATGGCGTCGAAGATGGAAATCCGATGATGTTCCGTACAGGATTAGGGAAATCGGTTGTGCTAAAACAATCTTCAATTTCGAAAGCGTTGTCTGTTCTtggagatgatgatgatggacTTAGCTCAG GAAATATAG GTGAAACACATGCTAGAGAAAATGCACATGGATTCACCCACTCCCTCTTTTGTACTGGGTCTGGGAAGTCAGTTAATGTATCTTCTGCAGGCCTGGTCAGAGCCAAGACATTGTTGGGTTTGGAAAATAGTAATGGTATCTCCTGTTCTGAAGGTTTTCAACACCCTAGGAAATCAACCAATGCCCCTGAACAAAATGTGTGGCCAAATTTATCACATTCAACCATGAATAAGGGTATGGAAAATAGTGCAATGCATGATGTGACGGTTCCTAGGtcatctttaatttctaagaCTAGTTTAAATGGACACGAGCTATCAAATGTGGTCAATCCAAACTTGTTGCAATCTGAAGTCCATAATTCCATAACCAAACCACCTTCAATCAAATTCCACACCGCAGGTGGCAGATCCTTATCAGTTTCCAGTGATGCATTGAAACGTGCAAAAAGCCTTCTTGGTGACCCAGACTTGggtaatttcttaaatgagGAGGATGTGGTTGATCCAGCCCTTTCAGTTTTCAATGAGAATAGACTTAATGATACTTCATCCACCAAGGAAACAGATTTTCGCTCTACTTTTACTTATCCAGGAATTGCAAAGAGCAAGTACATCTCAAAAGTTTTCATATCCCCTCTTAAATCATCTTCACACCAAGTTCAGTCTTCCTTCAATTCAGAAAATGCTATTTCAGGAGTTAGTTTGATCAAGAAATTTGATGCAGTTGATGACAAAAGGTTTCTTGGGTTGAATGGTACTCTATCTTCCATGCAGAAGCCTTTATGCAATGGCCCTTGCGAACCAGATGCAGTTGAGGATAATTCCTTGGCGCATGGTATTGGTTCAAGGATTAATCTACTTGCAAGATCATCTAGTGGGCCGTTGGTTGACATTTCAAACACAATCGGCTCTTGTTACACAAATCACAGACATGATAATAGCGAAAAAAAGAGAGTTGGAAGGAGAAGTTCTACTTCTCCATTCAAGAGGCCCCGCAGCTGCAAATTTACCACCCCTTTGAACAGGAATTATGCATATGCTCCTAGTG GTTTATCTGCTTCATCATCTGAAAATTCCGGCTTTAGACATAGCATTTCCACTAGATATCCTTATCAAGGTTCAAGAATGTATATTAAGGACTATTTCAGAGTGCCTTCATTTGACAAAAGCATG CTAGAGCACTTCGCGGACCAAGTAATATGTATTAAACCAGATACTGCAGAGAAGTACACATTTTGGGATGAATCTGGCCTTAGCGGCCTTGGATCTGAAGCTTTTCACGATATGTTGGTTCAGTCAGGAGCTTCGGTACAATTTGCTTCTAAAGA GTGGGTAACAAATCATTACAAATGGATAGTTTGGAAACTAGCATGTTACGGGAGATTCTATCCATTGAAATCTGCAACAAGATTTTTGACAGTCTCCAATGTGCTTGAGGAACTGAAGTATAG ATATGAAAGAGAAGTAAATCATGGCCACCGTTCTGCGATTAAGAGAATTTTGGAAGGTGATGCACCGCCCTCTTCAATGTTAATTCTATGCATTTCAGCTATCCGTATCAGCTGTCAACCAAAGATTGAGACTCCAGCATTAGATGGGAGTGATTATAGCAATGCTGAAAAAGTTGAACTAACTGATGGGTG GTATTCAGTAGATGCTATTTTGGATGTACCGTTGTCAAAGCAACTTGCTTCTGGAAAATTGTTTGTGGGTCAGAAACTTCGA ATATGGGGAGCAAGATTATGTGGCTGGGTTGGTCCTGTTTCGCCTCTTGAG GCATCAAGGACAGTTAGCTTGTTGTTGCATATAAATGGAACATATAGAGCTCATTGGGCTGACCGACTAGGATTTT GTAATGGTGTTAGTCCTCCTTTGGCATTTAGGTGCATCAAAAGTAATGGGGGTCCTGTCCCTCAGACATTGGTTGGAGTCACAAGACTCTATCCTGTCCTCTACAAGGAGAA GTTATGTGATGGTGGATCTATTGTGAGATCAGAGAGAATGGAGGCTAAAGCAATGCAGTTGTACAGCCAGAG GCACTCTGCTGTTGTAGAAGGCATTGTGTCTGAATTCCAAAGAGAGATGAAAGGATCCCATATCTATAATGATAGTGATAGTGAAGAAGGTGCTAAAATTTTGAAGATTCTTGAGACGGCATCAGAACCAGAAGTTATAATGGCAGAGATGAGTCCGGAGCAACTAACTTCATTTGCCTCTTACCAAGCAAAACTAGAG GCAACTAAGCAAATGGACATGGAGAAAACAATCAAGGGAGCTTTGCAAGAGGCTGGCTTGAGGGAAAGAGAAGTGACCCCATTTATGAGGGTTAGAGTGGTCGGCTTAACTAATAATCAGGGAAAGGGCATCCTCAAAGAAGGCTTAATAACAATTTGGAACCCAACAGAGAAGCAA AAAACTGAGCTGGTCGAGGGACAGGCATATGCTGTAGCAGGACTTCTTCCAGTGAACTCTGACTCAAATACGCTTTACTTACAAGCAAGAGGATCTGCAACCAAATGGCTGTCCTTATCTTCCCTAGCAATCCAACACTTTCA GCCCTTTTTCAGTCCTCGAGAATCAGTATCGTTGTCAAATTTGGGTGAAGTTCCCCTTTCCAG TGAATTTGATACTGCTGCTTATGTTGTGTATGTGGGAGAGGTTTATACAACTGCTCAGTGGAAGAAACAATGGGTTTTTGTCATTGATAACTCTATTTCGACCTTAAAGTCAGAAGAAATATCAAATTCCTTACTTGCCATCAGCTTCTGCACACCATGTATAAATGATGGTTCGTTTGCACCAATCAACTCTAACCTTGCAGGAACCACT GTTGGCTTCTTTAATCTCATCAAGAAGGCAGAGGACCAGATGAATCATGTCTGGACTGCAGAAGCAACAGAAAATTCAACTTACTCATTGAATTTTGATTCTTCAAATTGTTCTCACATTAGAAGTGCTGCTGCCACTACTCAAAGCTGGGCAAAGACCTCTAGCCTG GTTATTGATAAACTGAAGGAAAAAGTTCTATTTATCATTGGCGATTGTAAACGCTAG
- the LOC8263118 gene encoding protein BREAST CANCER SUSCEPTIBILITY 2 homolog B isoform X1 translates to MSTWQIFSDAGKSFRWESSSQILHSDRPNDAAIQPHSCRTPPLPSMADLLLQGCTKLLENGVEDGNPMMFRTGLGKSVVLKQSSISKALSVLGDDDDGLSSGNIGETHARENAHGFTHSLFCTGSGKSVNVSSAGLVRAKTLLGLENSNGISCSEGFQHPRKSTNAPEQNVWPNLSHSTMNKGMENSAMHDVTVPRSSLISKTSLNGHELSNVVNPNLLQSEVHNSITKPPSIKFHTAGGRSLSVSSDALKRAKSLLGDPDLGNFLNEEDVVDPALSVFNENRLNDTSSTKETDFRSTFTYPGIAKSKYISKVFISPLKSSSHQVQSSFNSENAISGVSLIKKFDAVDDKRFLGLNGTLSSMQKPLCNGPCEPDAVEDNSLAHGIGSRINLLARSSSGPLVDISNTIGSCYTNHRHDNSEKKRVGRRSSTSPFKRPRSCKFTTPLNRNYAYAPSGLSASSSENSGFRHSISTRYPYQGSRMYIKDYFRVPSFDKSMLEHFADQVICIKPDTAEKYTFWDESGLSGLGSEAFHDMLVQSGASVQFASKEWVTNHYKWIVWKLACYGRFYPLKSATRFLTVSNVLEELKYRYEREVNHGHRSAIKRILEGDAPPSSMLILCISAIRISCQPKIETPALDGSDYSNAEKVELTDGWYSVDAILDVPLSKQLASGKLFVGQKLRIWGARLCGWVGPVSPLEVLASRTVSLLLHINGTYRAHWADRLGFCNGVSPPLAFRCIKSNGGPVPQTLVGVTRLYPVLYKEKLCDGGSIVRSERMEAKAMQLYSQRHSAVVEGIVSEFQREMKGSHIYNDSDSEEGAKILKILETASEPEVIMAEMSPEQLTSFASYQAKLEATKQMDMEKTIKGALQEAGLREREVTPFMRVRVVGLTNNQGKGILKEGLITIWNPTEKQKTELVEGQAYAVAGLLPVNSDSNTLYLQARGSATKWLSLSSLAIQHFQPFFSPRESVSLSNLGEVPLSSEFDTAAYVVYVGEVYTTAQWKKQWVFVIDNSISTLKSEEISNSLLAISFCTPCINDGSFAPINSNLAGTTVGFFNLIKKAEDQMNHVWTAEATENSTYSLNFDSSNCSHIRSAAATTQSWAKTSSLVIDKLKEKVLFIIGDCKR, encoded by the exons ATGTCGACGTGGCAGATATTCTCCGACGCCGGAAAAAGTTTCCGGTGGGAGTCGTCAAGCCAAATCCTCCATAGCGACCGACCAAACGATGCTGCGATTCAACCTCATAGCTGCCGTACTCCACCTCTCCCTTCTATGGCTGATCTCTTACTTCAAG GATGTACGAAGCTTCTAGAGAATGGCGTCGAAGATGGAAATCCGATGATGTTCCGTACAGGATTAGGGAAATCGGTTGTGCTAAAACAATCTTCAATTTCGAAAGCGTTGTCTGTTCTtggagatgatgatgatggacTTAGCTCAG GAAATATAG GTGAAACACATGCTAGAGAAAATGCACATGGATTCACCCACTCCCTCTTTTGTACTGGGTCTGGGAAGTCAGTTAATGTATCTTCTGCAGGCCTGGTCAGAGCCAAGACATTGTTGGGTTTGGAAAATAGTAATGGTATCTCCTGTTCTGAAGGTTTTCAACACCCTAGGAAATCAACCAATGCCCCTGAACAAAATGTGTGGCCAAATTTATCACATTCAACCATGAATAAGGGTATGGAAAATAGTGCAATGCATGATGTGACGGTTCCTAGGtcatctttaatttctaagaCTAGTTTAAATGGACACGAGCTATCAAATGTGGTCAATCCAAACTTGTTGCAATCTGAAGTCCATAATTCCATAACCAAACCACCTTCAATCAAATTCCACACCGCAGGTGGCAGATCCTTATCAGTTTCCAGTGATGCATTGAAACGTGCAAAAAGCCTTCTTGGTGACCCAGACTTGggtaatttcttaaatgagGAGGATGTGGTTGATCCAGCCCTTTCAGTTTTCAATGAGAATAGACTTAATGATACTTCATCCACCAAGGAAACAGATTTTCGCTCTACTTTTACTTATCCAGGAATTGCAAAGAGCAAGTACATCTCAAAAGTTTTCATATCCCCTCTTAAATCATCTTCACACCAAGTTCAGTCTTCCTTCAATTCAGAAAATGCTATTTCAGGAGTTAGTTTGATCAAGAAATTTGATGCAGTTGATGACAAAAGGTTTCTTGGGTTGAATGGTACTCTATCTTCCATGCAGAAGCCTTTATGCAATGGCCCTTGCGAACCAGATGCAGTTGAGGATAATTCCTTGGCGCATGGTATTGGTTCAAGGATTAATCTACTTGCAAGATCATCTAGTGGGCCGTTGGTTGACATTTCAAACACAATCGGCTCTTGTTACACAAATCACAGACATGATAATAGCGAAAAAAAGAGAGTTGGAAGGAGAAGTTCTACTTCTCCATTCAAGAGGCCCCGCAGCTGCAAATTTACCACCCCTTTGAACAGGAATTATGCATATGCTCCTAGTG GTTTATCTGCTTCATCATCTGAAAATTCCGGCTTTAGACATAGCATTTCCACTAGATATCCTTATCAAGGTTCAAGAATGTATATTAAGGACTATTTCAGAGTGCCTTCATTTGACAAAAGCATG CTAGAGCACTTCGCGGACCAAGTAATATGTATTAAACCAGATACTGCAGAGAAGTACACATTTTGGGATGAATCTGGCCTTAGCGGCCTTGGATCTGAAGCTTTTCACGATATGTTGGTTCAGTCAGGAGCTTCGGTACAATTTGCTTCTAAAGA GTGGGTAACAAATCATTACAAATGGATAGTTTGGAAACTAGCATGTTACGGGAGATTCTATCCATTGAAATCTGCAACAAGATTTTTGACAGTCTCCAATGTGCTTGAGGAACTGAAGTATAG ATATGAAAGAGAAGTAAATCATGGCCACCGTTCTGCGATTAAGAGAATTTTGGAAGGTGATGCACCGCCCTCTTCAATGTTAATTCTATGCATTTCAGCTATCCGTATCAGCTGTCAACCAAAGATTGAGACTCCAGCATTAGATGGGAGTGATTATAGCAATGCTGAAAAAGTTGAACTAACTGATGGGTG GTATTCAGTAGATGCTATTTTGGATGTACCGTTGTCAAAGCAACTTGCTTCTGGAAAATTGTTTGTGGGTCAGAAACTTCGA ATATGGGGAGCAAGATTATGTGGCTGGGTTGGTCCTGTTTCGCCTCTTGAGGTTCTT GCATCAAGGACAGTTAGCTTGTTGTTGCATATAAATGGAACATATAGAGCTCATTGGGCTGACCGACTAGGATTTT GTAATGGTGTTAGTCCTCCTTTGGCATTTAGGTGCATCAAAAGTAATGGGGGTCCTGTCCCTCAGACATTGGTTGGAGTCACAAGACTCTATCCTGTCCTCTACAAGGAGAA GTTATGTGATGGTGGATCTATTGTGAGATCAGAGAGAATGGAGGCTAAAGCAATGCAGTTGTACAGCCAGAG GCACTCTGCTGTTGTAGAAGGCATTGTGTCTGAATTCCAAAGAGAGATGAAAGGATCCCATATCTATAATGATAGTGATAGTGAAGAAGGTGCTAAAATTTTGAAGATTCTTGAGACGGCATCAGAACCAGAAGTTATAATGGCAGAGATGAGTCCGGAGCAACTAACTTCATTTGCCTCTTACCAAGCAAAACTAGAG GCAACTAAGCAAATGGACATGGAGAAAACAATCAAGGGAGCTTTGCAAGAGGCTGGCTTGAGGGAAAGAGAAGTGACCCCATTTATGAGGGTTAGAGTGGTCGGCTTAACTAATAATCAGGGAAAGGGCATCCTCAAAGAAGGCTTAATAACAATTTGGAACCCAACAGAGAAGCAA AAAACTGAGCTGGTCGAGGGACAGGCATATGCTGTAGCAGGACTTCTTCCAGTGAACTCTGACTCAAATACGCTTTACTTACAAGCAAGAGGATCTGCAACCAAATGGCTGTCCTTATCTTCCCTAGCAATCCAACACTTTCA GCCCTTTTTCAGTCCTCGAGAATCAGTATCGTTGTCAAATTTGGGTGAAGTTCCCCTTTCCAG TGAATTTGATACTGCTGCTTATGTTGTGTATGTGGGAGAGGTTTATACAACTGCTCAGTGGAAGAAACAATGGGTTTTTGTCATTGATAACTCTATTTCGACCTTAAAGTCAGAAGAAATATCAAATTCCTTACTTGCCATCAGCTTCTGCACACCATGTATAAATGATGGTTCGTTTGCACCAATCAACTCTAACCTTGCAGGAACCACT GTTGGCTTCTTTAATCTCATCAAGAAGGCAGAGGACCAGATGAATCATGTCTGGACTGCAGAAGCAACAGAAAATTCAACTTACTCATTGAATTTTGATTCTTCAAATTGTTCTCACATTAGAAGTGCTGCTGCCACTACTCAAAGCTGGGCAAAGACCTCTAGCCTG GTTATTGATAAACTGAAGGAAAAAGTTCTATTTATCATTGGCGATTGTAAACGCTAG
- the LOC8263118 gene encoding protein BREAST CANCER SUSCEPTIBILITY 2 homolog B isoform X3 yields MSTWQIFSDAGKSFRWESSSQILHSDRPNDAAIQPHSCRTPPLPSMADLLLQGCTKLLENGVEDGNPMMFRTGLGKSVVLKQSSISKALSVLGDDDDGLSSGNIGETHARENAHGFTHSLFCTGSGKSVNVSSAGLVRAKTLLGLENSNGISCSEGFQHPRKSTNAPEQNVWPNLSHSTMNKGMENSAMHDVTVPRSSLISKTSLNGHELSNVVNPNLLQSEVHNSITKPPSIKFHTAGGRSLSVSSDALKRAKSLLGDPDLGNFLNEEDVVDPALSVFNENRLNDTSSTKETDFRSTFTYPGIAKSKYISKVFISPLKSSSHQVQSSFNSENAISGVSLIKKFDAVDDKRFLGLNGTLSSMQKPLCNGPCEPDAVEDNSLAHGIGSRINLLARSSSGPLVDISNTIGSCYTNHRHDNSEKKRVGRRSSTSPFKRPRSCKFTTPLNRNYAYAPSGLSASSSENSGFRHSISTRYPYQGSRMYIKDYFRVPSFDKSMLEHFADQVICIKPDTAEKYTFWDESGLSGLGSEAFHDMLVQSGASVQFASKEWVTNHYKWIVWKLACYGRFYPLKSATRFLTVSNVLEELKYRYEREVNHGHRSAIKRILEGDAPPSSMLILCISAIRISCQPKIETPALDGSDYSNAEKVELTDGWYSVDAILDVPLSKQLASGKLFVGQKLRIWGARLCGWVGPVSPLEVLASRTVSLLLHINGTYRAHWADRLGFCNGVSPPLAFRCIKSNGGPVPQTLVGVTRLYPVLYKEKLCDGGSIVRSERMEAKAMQLYSQRHSAVVEGIVSEFQREMKGSHIYNDSDSEEGAKILKILETASEPEVIMAEMSPEQLTSFASYQAKLEATKQMDMEKTIKGALQEAGLREREVTPFMRVRVVGLTNNQGKGILKEGLITIWNPTEKQKTELVEGQAYAVAGLLPVNSDSNTLYLQARGSATKWLSLSSLAIQHFQPFFSPRESVSLSNLGEVPLSSEFDTAAYVVYVGEVYTTAQWKKQWVFVIDNSISTLKSEEISNSLLAISFCTPCINDGWLL; encoded by the exons ATGTCGACGTGGCAGATATTCTCCGACGCCGGAAAAAGTTTCCGGTGGGAGTCGTCAAGCCAAATCCTCCATAGCGACCGACCAAACGATGCTGCGATTCAACCTCATAGCTGCCGTACTCCACCTCTCCCTTCTATGGCTGATCTCTTACTTCAAG GATGTACGAAGCTTCTAGAGAATGGCGTCGAAGATGGAAATCCGATGATGTTCCGTACAGGATTAGGGAAATCGGTTGTGCTAAAACAATCTTCAATTTCGAAAGCGTTGTCTGTTCTtggagatgatgatgatggacTTAGCTCAG GAAATATAG GTGAAACACATGCTAGAGAAAATGCACATGGATTCACCCACTCCCTCTTTTGTACTGGGTCTGGGAAGTCAGTTAATGTATCTTCTGCAGGCCTGGTCAGAGCCAAGACATTGTTGGGTTTGGAAAATAGTAATGGTATCTCCTGTTCTGAAGGTTTTCAACACCCTAGGAAATCAACCAATGCCCCTGAACAAAATGTGTGGCCAAATTTATCACATTCAACCATGAATAAGGGTATGGAAAATAGTGCAATGCATGATGTGACGGTTCCTAGGtcatctttaatttctaagaCTAGTTTAAATGGACACGAGCTATCAAATGTGGTCAATCCAAACTTGTTGCAATCTGAAGTCCATAATTCCATAACCAAACCACCTTCAATCAAATTCCACACCGCAGGTGGCAGATCCTTATCAGTTTCCAGTGATGCATTGAAACGTGCAAAAAGCCTTCTTGGTGACCCAGACTTGggtaatttcttaaatgagGAGGATGTGGTTGATCCAGCCCTTTCAGTTTTCAATGAGAATAGACTTAATGATACTTCATCCACCAAGGAAACAGATTTTCGCTCTACTTTTACTTATCCAGGAATTGCAAAGAGCAAGTACATCTCAAAAGTTTTCATATCCCCTCTTAAATCATCTTCACACCAAGTTCAGTCTTCCTTCAATTCAGAAAATGCTATTTCAGGAGTTAGTTTGATCAAGAAATTTGATGCAGTTGATGACAAAAGGTTTCTTGGGTTGAATGGTACTCTATCTTCCATGCAGAAGCCTTTATGCAATGGCCCTTGCGAACCAGATGCAGTTGAGGATAATTCCTTGGCGCATGGTATTGGTTCAAGGATTAATCTACTTGCAAGATCATCTAGTGGGCCGTTGGTTGACATTTCAAACACAATCGGCTCTTGTTACACAAATCACAGACATGATAATAGCGAAAAAAAGAGAGTTGGAAGGAGAAGTTCTACTTCTCCATTCAAGAGGCCCCGCAGCTGCAAATTTACCACCCCTTTGAACAGGAATTATGCATATGCTCCTAGTG GTTTATCTGCTTCATCATCTGAAAATTCCGGCTTTAGACATAGCATTTCCACTAGATATCCTTATCAAGGTTCAAGAATGTATATTAAGGACTATTTCAGAGTGCCTTCATTTGACAAAAGCATG CTAGAGCACTTCGCGGACCAAGTAATATGTATTAAACCAGATACTGCAGAGAAGTACACATTTTGGGATGAATCTGGCCTTAGCGGCCTTGGATCTGAAGCTTTTCACGATATGTTGGTTCAGTCAGGAGCTTCGGTACAATTTGCTTCTAAAGA GTGGGTAACAAATCATTACAAATGGATAGTTTGGAAACTAGCATGTTACGGGAGATTCTATCCATTGAAATCTGCAACAAGATTTTTGACAGTCTCCAATGTGCTTGAGGAACTGAAGTATAG ATATGAAAGAGAAGTAAATCATGGCCACCGTTCTGCGATTAAGAGAATTTTGGAAGGTGATGCACCGCCCTCTTCAATGTTAATTCTATGCATTTCAGCTATCCGTATCAGCTGTCAACCAAAGATTGAGACTCCAGCATTAGATGGGAGTGATTATAGCAATGCTGAAAAAGTTGAACTAACTGATGGGTG GTATTCAGTAGATGCTATTTTGGATGTACCGTTGTCAAAGCAACTTGCTTCTGGAAAATTGTTTGTGGGTCAGAAACTTCGA ATATGGGGAGCAAGATTATGTGGCTGGGTTGGTCCTGTTTCGCCTCTTGAGGTTCTT GCATCAAGGACAGTTAGCTTGTTGTTGCATATAAATGGAACATATAGAGCTCATTGGGCTGACCGACTAGGATTTT GTAATGGTGTTAGTCCTCCTTTGGCATTTAGGTGCATCAAAAGTAATGGGGGTCCTGTCCCTCAGACATTGGTTGGAGTCACAAGACTCTATCCTGTCCTCTACAAGGAGAA GTTATGTGATGGTGGATCTATTGTGAGATCAGAGAGAATGGAGGCTAAAGCAATGCAGTTGTACAGCCAGAG GCACTCTGCTGTTGTAGAAGGCATTGTGTCTGAATTCCAAAGAGAGATGAAAGGATCCCATATCTATAATGATAGTGATAGTGAAGAAGGTGCTAAAATTTTGAAGATTCTTGAGACGGCATCAGAACCAGAAGTTATAATGGCAGAGATGAGTCCGGAGCAACTAACTTCATTTGCCTCTTACCAAGCAAAACTAGAG GCAACTAAGCAAATGGACATGGAGAAAACAATCAAGGGAGCTTTGCAAGAGGCTGGCTTGAGGGAAAGAGAAGTGACCCCATTTATGAGGGTTAGAGTGGTCGGCTTAACTAATAATCAGGGAAAGGGCATCCTCAAAGAAGGCTTAATAACAATTTGGAACCCAACAGAGAAGCAA AAAACTGAGCTGGTCGAGGGACAGGCATATGCTGTAGCAGGACTTCTTCCAGTGAACTCTGACTCAAATACGCTTTACTTACAAGCAAGAGGATCTGCAACCAAATGGCTGTCCTTATCTTCCCTAGCAATCCAACACTTTCA GCCCTTTTTCAGTCCTCGAGAATCAGTATCGTTGTCAAATTTGGGTGAAGTTCCCCTTTCCAG TGAATTTGATACTGCTGCTTATGTTGTGTATGTGGGAGAGGTTTATACAACTGCTCAGTGGAAGAAACAATGGGTTTTTGTCATTGATAACTCTATTTCGACCTTAAAGTCAGAAGAAATATCAAATTCCTTACTTGCCATCAGCTTCTGCACACCATGTATAAATGATG GTTGGCTTCTTTAA